The following proteins are co-located in the Bombus pyrosoma isolate SC7728 linkage group LG12, ASM1482585v1, whole genome shotgun sequence genome:
- the LOC122573820 gene encoding venom acid phosphatase Acph-1-like isoform X1 — MREYRIGTMLKERYGKFLGDIYRPSDVYAYSTDHDRTKMSLQLVLAGLYHPSPLQTWNQNLSWMPIPIYYMPEKIDNILKPDLSPLYMKAVNEVRNTEEILGKLLSYKDLFKLLSEKTGLNITTTHMAYEIYNQLVAKETMNHLLPEWYTDEVSKKLQDIVKIEYEIRSYTPLLRRLNGGVIIKRFIDNIRINEKRDRPRKIYLYSGHEVNIAAVVRALNLTEPEIPPYGSAIIFEKLKDLNNKVYIRMLFWNGVMDELKVYKIPECDEICSIEKYLNIVNDLLPSDEEVNHKWDYLSKEELQKLYVETLNVN; from the exons ATGAGAGAGTATCGGATCGGAACGATGTTAAAGGAACGTTATGGTAAATTCTTGGGAGATATTTATCGTCCCAGCGACGTTTATGCGTACAGTACGGATCACGACCGAACGAAAATGTCCCTTCAATTGGTGTTAGCTGGACTCTATCATCCAAGTCCACTGCAAACGTGGAATCAAAATTTATCGTGGATGCCTATACCGATTTATTATATGCCAGAGAAAATCGATAATATACTGAAACCCGATCTTTCCCCATT ATATATGAAAGCTGTAAACGAAGTTAGAAATACGGAAGAGATCCTTGGAAAACTACTATCCTATAAAGATCTATTCAAGCTACTCAGCGAAAAGACTGGTCTGAATATAACGACAACGCATATGgcatatgaaatatacaaccAACTTGTAGCAAAG gAAACCATGAATCATTTATTGCCAGAATGGTATACCGACGAAGTTTCCAAAAAGCTACAAGATATCGTGAAGATAGAATACGAAATTCGTTCCTACACGCCGCTTTTGAGACGATTGAACGGCGGTGTGATTATCAAAAGATTCATTGACaatattcgaataaacgaGAAACGCGATAGGCCAAGAAAGATTTACTTGTATAGCGGACATGAAGTAAATATCGCCGCTGTTGTAAGAGCACTCAACCTAACTGAGCCTGAGATACCGCCTTATGGATCTGCGATTATATTTGAGAAACTGAAGGATCTAAATAACAAGGTCTACATCAGG atGCTATTCTGGAACGGAGTTATGGACGAActgaaagtttataaaattccagAATGCGACGAAATTTgttcaattgaaaaatatttaaatatcgtaaatgaCTTGCTTCCATCGGACGAGGAAGTTAATCACAAATGGGATTATCTATCGAAAGAAGAGTTACAAAAACTATACGTCGAAACGcttaatgttaattaa